The stretch of DNA TTTATGAGAGTTGCATTGACGATGACTCTTACTTCTCGTCCTGCATTAATAGCATAAGCTTGTTTAACGCCGATATGTTGTGATGCTATCTCCTCTATCTCCGTTACTCTTTTTAAGAAGCTCTCTAAAACTTCTCTTCTAGCTCCAGGTCTTGCAGCCGATAGAGCGTCAGCGGCACAAACTGCACCGCACTCTATAGAGTTAATCTCTTCATAGCCGTGATGAGCGTAAATAGCATTTAAAACCGTGCTGTGTTCATTGTAACGGTTACAGATAGCCGCGCCCAAATCCACATGATTGCCCTCGCTGTCATGAGTAACCGCTTTTCCTATGTCGTGCAGCAGTCCGGCTCTTTTTGCAAGTCTGACATCTCCGCCCATTTCAGCAGTCATAATTCCGGCTAAATGAGCAACTTCAAGAGTATGGGCAAGAGCATTTTGTCCATAACTCGCACGATAACGAAGTTTACCGATAAGCTTAATAAGTTCAGGATGCATAACGCCTACATCTAAATCTGCTACTATCTCTTCACCCTCGTTTAGCGTATTTGCCTCAAACTCTTCGCAAACTTTATTATAAATCTCTTCAATCCGTGCCGGTTGAATACGACCGTCTTGTATAAGCAATTCTATAGTTTTTGTTGCTATTGCGCGTCTATAGAGGTTAAAACTGCTTACAAGAATCACATTCGGTGTATCGTCTATAATGATATCTACGCCCAAAAGAGTCTCAAGAGTTTTGATATTTCTACCCTCTTTGCCGATTATACGACCTTTTAGCTCATCATCTGAAAGATTAATCAAATTTGTAAGTCTCTCAGCCGCAAATTCACCCGCATACCTGCTCGTTGCTTGAGCTAAAATATAATTTGCTCTTTTTTTTGCTTCGTTTTTCGCTTCATTTTCATAACGCCTGACAATATGAGCTATCTGCGCACGAGACTTCTCTTCTACTTTTTCCAGTAAAACAACTTTTGCTTCATCTTTTGTCATACCTGCACAATGCTCAAT from Sulfurimonas sp. encodes:
- the rny gene encoding ribonuclease Y, with product MLNEVLIGGSAAVVSGLIGFFISKKITSANFDIYVEKAKAQAGAIENEAQLLLYKANIKSQEIELEATKLYESAKEKARIDLLQREDDIMRKEQSFKRYKQNEERKLQDEVATLKARQVDLKRNEKSLGSLKERYEEKIDEALNAIEHCAGMTKDEAKVVLLEKVEEKSRAQIAHIVRRYENEAKNEAKKRANYILAQATSRYAGEFAAERLTNLINLSDDELKGRIIGKEGRNIKTLETLLGVDIIIDDTPNVILVSSFNLYRRAIATKTIELLIQDGRIQPARIEEIYNKVCEEFEANTLNEGEEIVADLDVGVMHPELIKLIGKLRYRASYGQNALAHTLEVAHLAGIMTAEMGGDVRLAKRAGLLHDIGKAVTHDSEGNHVDLGAAICNRYNEHSTVLNAIYAHHGYEEINSIECGAVCAADALSAARPGARREVLESFLKRVTEIEEIASQHIGVKQAYAINAGREVRVIVNATLINDDEAILMAKEIAKEIEDKVQYPGEIKVNVIRESRAVEFAR